A portion of the Krasilnikovia cinnamomea genome contains these proteins:
- a CDS encoding XRE family transcriptional regulator: MSASPLAATPSPDGQVDLVTLGQRLRHLRRAKGMTLDQLSAAVGRAPSQLSLIENGKREPKLSVLQAIAAALGVGVQDLLRPEAPSRRAGLEIELAHFQRQGAYAALGLPVVRGGRRLPADALESLIGLHRELTRLLTEQSATPEVARRANQQLRADMRRRDNYFPEIEQAAARVLESVRHTTGPLSQRGILDIAEQLGFTLSYVSDLPGSTRSITDLRNRRIYLPQVASGKGHDPRAVVLQTLGHFVLGHPEPADFGDFLRQRVEANYFAAALLMPEKFAADFLAAAKADKALAIDDFRDAFGVSYETAAHRFTNLVTHHFGIPVHFTRVHESGTIYKAYENDNVRFPSDVTGAIEGQHACRKWASRTIFQAEDPYSSFYQFTDTVSGTYWCTVHIESTRSGEFSVTVGTPYEHARWFRGGDTTRRTVSTCPDPQCCRRPPAELVARWAGHAWPSARVHAHLLAALPPGTFPGVDAQDVYEFLQRRSVS; the protein is encoded by the coding sequence GTGTCCGCTTCGCCTCTCGCCGCCACCCCGTCCCCCGACGGTCAAGTTGATCTCGTCACACTTGGCCAGCGGTTGCGCCACCTCCGCCGCGCCAAAGGCATGACCCTCGACCAGCTCAGCGCCGCCGTCGGCCGCGCCCCGTCGCAGCTGTCGCTCATCGAGAACGGCAAACGCGAACCCAAGCTCAGCGTGCTGCAGGCCATCGCCGCCGCCCTCGGGGTCGGCGTCCAGGACCTGCTGCGCCCCGAGGCGCCCAGCCGCCGCGCCGGGCTGGAGATCGAGCTGGCCCACTTCCAGCGCCAGGGCGCGTACGCCGCCCTCGGCCTGCCCGTGGTGCGCGGCGGCCGGCGGCTGCCCGCGGACGCCCTGGAGTCGCTGATCGGCCTGCACCGCGAGCTGACCCGCCTGCTCACCGAGCAGAGCGCCACCCCCGAGGTGGCCCGCCGGGCCAACCAGCAGCTGCGCGCCGACATGCGCCGCCGCGACAACTACTTCCCCGAGATCGAGCAGGCCGCCGCGCGCGTCCTGGAGTCCGTGCGGCACACCACGGGCCCGCTGTCCCAGCGGGGCATTCTGGACATCGCGGAACAGCTCGGCTTCACGCTGAGCTACGTCAGCGACCTGCCCGGCTCCACCCGGTCCATCACCGACCTGCGCAACCGGCGTATCTACCTGCCCCAGGTGGCCAGCGGCAAGGGCCACGACCCCCGCGCGGTCGTGCTGCAGACGCTCGGGCACTTCGTGCTCGGCCACCCCGAACCCGCCGACTTCGGCGACTTCCTGCGCCAGCGGGTCGAGGCGAACTACTTCGCCGCGGCGCTACTCATGCCGGAGAAGTTCGCGGCGGACTTCCTGGCCGCGGCCAAGGCCGACAAGGCCCTGGCCATCGACGACTTCCGCGACGCGTTCGGGGTGTCGTACGAGACCGCGGCGCACCGCTTCACCAACCTGGTGACCCACCACTTCGGCATCCCGGTGCACTTCACCCGGGTGCACGAGAGCGGCACCATCTACAAGGCGTACGAGAACGACAACGTGCGTTTCCCGTCGGACGTGACCGGGGCCATCGAGGGCCAGCACGCCTGCCGCAAGTGGGCGTCGCGCACGATCTTCCAGGCCGAAGACCCGTACTCGTCGTTCTACCAGTTCACCGACACCGTGTCGGGGACGTACTGGTGCACGGTGCACATCGAGTCGACCCGCTCGGGGGAGTTCTCCGTGACCGTGGGCACGCCGTACGAGCACGCGCGCTGGTTCCGTGGCGGCGACACCACCCGGCGTACCGTCTCGACCTGCCCCGACCCGCAGTGCTGCCGGCGGCCCCCCGCGGAGCTGGTGGCCCGCTGGGCCGGGCACGCCTGGCCGAGCGCCCGGGTGCACGCCCACCTGCTGGCCGCGCTGCCGCCGGGCACCTTCCCCGGCGTCGACGCCCAGGACGTGTACGAGTTCCTCCAGCGCCGCTCCGTCAGCTAG
- the aceA gene encoding isocitrate lyase: MSDQSTEVRGGTAADLTRAWAGDPRWLGVKRSYTAQDVVKLRGTVQEQHTLAERGARKLWDLLHNEDYINALGALTGGQAVQMVRAGLKAIYLSGWQVAADANLSGHTYPDQSLYPANSVPAVVRRINNALLRADQIDHAAGRDERDWLAPIVADAEAGFGGPLNAFELMKGMIAAGAAGVHWEDQLASEKKCGHLGGKVLIPTAQHIRTLNAARLAADVAGVPSLIIARTDALAADLLTTDVDERDKPFVTGERTAEGFFRVRSGPEAAIARGLAYADYCDLIWVETGTPDLEFARQFAEAVHKEHPGKMLSYNCSPSFNWKRNLDDDTIAKFQRELGAMGYKFQFVTLAGFHALNHSMFELAKGYSETGMSAYVKLQEAEFANEAIGYTATKHQAEVGTGYFDAVSTALNPDSSTTALSGSTEEEQF; the protein is encoded by the coding sequence ATGAGCGATCAGTCGACCGAAGTCAGGGGCGGTACCGCCGCGGACCTCACTCGGGCGTGGGCCGGCGATCCGCGTTGGCTTGGCGTGAAGCGCAGCTACACCGCGCAGGACGTGGTGAAGCTGCGGGGCACCGTCCAGGAGCAGCACACCCTGGCCGAGCGGGGCGCCCGCAAGCTGTGGGATCTGCTGCACAACGAGGACTACATCAACGCGCTGGGCGCACTCACCGGCGGCCAGGCGGTCCAGATGGTCCGCGCCGGGCTCAAGGCGATCTACCTGTCCGGCTGGCAGGTGGCCGCGGACGCGAACCTGTCCGGGCACACCTACCCGGACCAGAGCCTCTACCCGGCGAACTCGGTGCCCGCGGTCGTGCGGCGCATCAACAACGCCCTGCTGCGGGCGGACCAGATCGACCACGCCGCGGGTCGCGACGAGCGTGACTGGCTGGCCCCGATCGTGGCCGACGCGGAGGCCGGCTTCGGCGGCCCGCTCAACGCGTTCGAGCTGATGAAGGGCATGATCGCGGCGGGCGCCGCGGGCGTGCACTGGGAGGACCAGCTCGCCTCGGAGAAGAAGTGCGGCCACCTCGGTGGCAAGGTGCTGATCCCGACCGCGCAGCACATCCGTACGCTGAACGCGGCGCGCCTGGCGGCCGACGTGGCCGGCGTGCCGTCGCTCATCATCGCCCGCACCGACGCCCTCGCGGCGGACCTGCTGACCACGGACGTGGACGAGCGCGACAAGCCGTTCGTGACCGGTGAGCGCACCGCCGAGGGCTTCTTCCGGGTCCGCAGCGGCCCCGAGGCCGCCATCGCCCGTGGCCTCGCGTACGCGGACTACTGCGACCTGATCTGGGTCGAGACCGGCACCCCGGACCTGGAGTTCGCGCGGCAGTTCGCCGAGGCGGTGCACAAGGAGCACCCCGGCAAGATGCTGTCGTACAACTGCTCGCCGTCGTTCAACTGGAAGCGCAACCTCGACGACGACACCATCGCCAAGTTCCAGCGCGAGCTGGGCGCGATGGGGTACAAGTTCCAGTTCGTCACGCTGGCCGGCTTCCACGCCCTCAACCACTCGATGTTCGAGCTGGCCAAGGGCTACTCCGAGACCGGCATGAGCGCGTACGTGAAGCTGCAGGAGGCGGAGTTCGCCAACGAGGCGATCGGCTACACCGCCACCAAGCACCAGGCCGAGGTCGGCACCGGGTACTTCGACGCGGTCTCCACCGCGCTGAACCCGGACTCCTCCACCACCGCGCTGTCGGGCTCCACTGAGGAAGAGCAGTTCTGA
- the aceB gene encoding malate synthase A, whose product MRTQEEITITGSAEGRYTEILTPEAIDFVVALDREFGARRVQLLDRRRRRRATRTTELDFLPSTKVIRDDESWQVAPPVPDLTDRRVEITGPPERKMTVNALNSGAKVWMADFEDATAPTWDNIITGQLNLKDALDGKIDFTASDGKEYRVGETLPTIMVRPRGWHLPECHVRIGGRAVSASLFDFGMYLFHCGQKQLDRGSGPYFYLPKLESHLEARLWNDVFVFAQERLGIARGTIRATVLIETITAAFEMEEILYELREHSAGLNAGRWDYLFSMIKNRPDVVLPDRAQVTMTAPFMRAYTELLVRTCHRRGAHAIGGMAAVVPSRDPVAAKRALNQVRQDKRREVGDGFDGSWVAHPGLVETCKEVFDQWLGHEPNQIVRRRDDVQVTAEQLLDVRFGSVAVSEVALRTSVSVALRYVAAWLGGRGAVALNGLMEDAATAEICRAQLWQWIAQGTPTDYGVPVTAGLVMRFLREELDVLSETGALDEESARLFGQARTLLTVLLSERTCPEFLTLPAYLRHMGGGVATPATQPAIAA is encoded by the coding sequence ATGCGTACCCAGGAGGAGATCACGATCACCGGCTCGGCCGAGGGCCGGTACACGGAGATCCTGACTCCGGAGGCGATCGACTTCGTCGTCGCTCTGGATCGCGAGTTCGGCGCGCGCCGGGTCCAGCTTCTGGACCGGCGCCGCCGGCGGCGGGCCACCCGGACCACGGAGCTGGACTTCCTGCCGTCCACGAAGGTCATCCGCGATGACGAGTCGTGGCAGGTGGCCCCGCCGGTGCCGGATCTGACCGACCGCCGGGTCGAGATCACCGGTCCGCCGGAGCGCAAGATGACGGTCAACGCGCTCAACTCCGGTGCCAAGGTGTGGATGGCCGACTTCGAGGACGCCACCGCACCGACCTGGGACAACATCATCACCGGCCAGCTCAACCTCAAGGACGCGCTGGACGGAAAGATCGACTTCACAGCCTCGGACGGCAAGGAGTACCGGGTCGGCGAGACCCTGCCGACCATCATGGTGCGCCCGCGCGGGTGGCACCTGCCGGAGTGCCACGTGCGCATCGGCGGCCGGGCGGTGTCGGCGTCGCTGTTCGACTTCGGGATGTACCTGTTCCACTGCGGACAGAAGCAGCTCGACCGGGGCTCCGGGCCGTACTTCTACCTGCCGAAGCTGGAAAGTCACCTGGAGGCCCGCCTCTGGAACGACGTGTTCGTCTTCGCCCAGGAACGGCTGGGCATCGCCCGCGGCACGATCCGCGCGACGGTGCTCATCGAGACGATCACGGCCGCGTTCGAGATGGAGGAGATCCTCTACGAGCTGCGCGAGCACTCGGCCGGCCTGAACGCGGGCCGGTGGGACTACCTGTTCAGCATGATCAAGAATCGCCCGGACGTGGTCCTGCCGGACCGCGCCCAGGTGACGATGACCGCGCCGTTCATGCGGGCGTACACGGAACTGCTCGTGCGCACCTGCCACCGGCGCGGGGCCCACGCGATCGGCGGCATGGCCGCCGTCGTGCCCAGCCGCGACCCGGTGGCCGCCAAGCGCGCGCTCAACCAGGTCCGGCAGGACAAGCGGCGCGAGGTCGGCGACGGCTTCGACGGCTCGTGGGTGGCCCACCCCGGCCTGGTGGAGACCTGCAAGGAGGTCTTCGACCAGTGGCTCGGCCACGAACCGAACCAGATCGTGCGGCGCCGCGACGACGTTCAGGTCACCGCGGAGCAGTTGCTCGACGTCCGGTTCGGCTCGGTCGCGGTCAGCGAGGTGGCGTTGCGGACGTCGGTCAGTGTCGCGCTGCGCTACGTGGCGGCCTGGCTCGGCGGGCGGGGCGCGGTCGCGCTGAACGGCCTCATGGAGGACGCGGCCACGGCGGAGATCTGCCGGGCCCAGTTGTGGCAGTGGATCGCGCAGGGCACCCCCACCGACTACGGCGTGCCGGTCACGGCGGGCCTGGTGATGCGGTTCCTGCGGGAGGAACTCGACGTGCTCAGCGAGACGGGAGCACTGGACGAGGAGTCGGCGCGGCTGTTCGGCCAGGCGCGCACGCTGCTGACCGTGCTGCTCAGTGAGCGTACGTGTCCGGAGTTCCTGACGCTGCCGGCGTATCTGCGGCACATGGGCGGCGGCGTGGCGACGCCCGCCACCCAGCCCGCGATAGCTGCCTGA
- a CDS encoding dihydrofolate reductase family protein, whose amino-acid sequence MAKVISTLFISADGVAEIDPDWHFPYFDENMGRAVTEDYGTADVLLIGRETYDSFAGAWPEREAAGGDDAGFAKQLGDVRKIVVSRQPLELSWRNSELIKGDLVEAVTALKADAGVKGVLIPGSISVVQQLLAAGLIDELRLLVHPVAARKGRRLFDDGDAPYHLKVLATEAFPTGVIRVIYTPAEAPAKVGYDDVKDQVPEGS is encoded by the coding sequence ATGGCAAAGGTCATCTCCACCCTGTTCATCTCGGCCGACGGTGTGGCCGAGATCGACCCCGACTGGCACTTCCCGTACTTCGACGAGAACATGGGCCGGGCCGTCACCGAGGACTACGGCACCGCGGACGTGCTGCTCATCGGCCGGGAGACGTACGACAGCTTCGCCGGGGCGTGGCCCGAGCGCGAGGCGGCCGGCGGCGACGACGCCGGGTTCGCCAAGCAGCTCGGCGACGTACGCAAGATCGTGGTGTCCCGCCAGCCGCTGGAGCTCAGCTGGCGGAACTCCGAGCTGATCAAGGGCGATCTGGTCGAGGCCGTCACCGCGCTCAAGGCCGACGCGGGCGTCAAGGGCGTCCTCATCCCCGGGTCGATCTCCGTGGTGCAGCAACTGCTGGCGGCGGGGCTGATCGACGAGCTGCGGCTGCTGGTGCACCCCGTGGCGGCGCGCAAGGGCCGCCGGCTGTTCGACGACGGCGACGCGCCCTACCACCTGAAGGTGCTGGCGACCGAGGCGTTCCCGACGGGCGTGATCCGGGTGATCTACACGCCGGCCGAGGCCCCGGCCAAGGTCGGCTACGACGACGTCAAGGACCAGGTGCCCGAGGGAAGCTAA
- a CDS encoding ATP-binding protein codes for MTKQLRTAGILAALVAVAGLVGSAGVATLVAGEQRDAAQQQLDRRASLVAAAVTAEAGRYVDTLSMVAAGLGGSETLTAARFEQAVQPLDDMRLAGAASVGFLVPSSDDDVAATQARWRARGVPKLSLRPTDGSSEHIFSVVSRRFDGRPTTTGTDFSTASAPAQALARSRRTGQVTVSDAYQLLSDRQLPATRQQLSFALTAPVYGPATTAGERQFRGWVVMAMRGQDFMGATLTRLSQNLIDVTLHAPGVDGTQLGVAALTAGLPGKRDLSRTTDVSVADRTWSLTVDSVAKRLPGGVTRLPLLVTAVGTLLGLLSAGLVWVLATGRARAEARVRAATARLSTARDELLGQKTYLMQVLDTLDTAVLTCDNTGAIVHANHAVYDWTRVDDRTGAGNPGADDLDRALARALFGQSVRGEEMTIEPAGRPRRNLLVDARPLHDHTGRIIGAVCSASDITVLRDREADLEAFAGVVAHDLKGPLGGVAGFAEILDDHLDAGTTEPTQLRPALDRIRSGTDRMRGLIDDLLAYATARDAQLHREPVDLRALVAEVVNERTAPLRASGTPEAQLPTIHTGPLPVVHADPAMIRQLLDNLIGNALKYTRPGQPAQIAISSQATADGTAVIEIADRGIGIPAADQPHVFTSFHRSASHRGYAGTGLGLSICQRIVDRHEGTITVSDNPGGGTRMRFTLPGATDLALPTMSHPTYTASHQGRLLASPFADV; via the coding sequence TTGACCAAGCAGCTTCGCACGGCCGGCATCCTCGCGGCGCTCGTCGCGGTGGCCGGTCTCGTCGGGTCCGCGGGCGTGGCGACGCTGGTGGCCGGCGAGCAGCGTGACGCGGCCCAGCAGCAGCTGGACCGGCGTGCCTCGCTGGTGGCGGCGGCGGTGACCGCCGAGGCCGGCCGCTACGTCGACACGCTGAGCATGGTCGCCGCGGGCCTGGGCGGCTCGGAGACCCTGACCGCCGCCCGTTTTGAGCAGGCGGTGCAGCCGCTGGATGACATGCGGCTGGCCGGCGCCGCCTCGGTCGGCTTCCTCGTGCCCAGTTCCGACGACGACGTCGCCGCGACGCAGGCGCGCTGGCGTGCCCGCGGCGTCCCGAAGCTGAGCCTGCGCCCCACCGACGGGTCCAGCGAGCACATCTTCTCGGTCGTCAGCCGGCGCTTCGACGGTCGGCCGACCACGACCGGCACCGACTTCTCCACGGCCTCCGCACCGGCTCAGGCGCTGGCCCGGTCCCGCCGCACCGGCCAGGTCACCGTCTCCGACGCGTACCAGTTGCTCTCGGACCGGCAACTGCCCGCCACGCGGCAGCAGCTCTCGTTCGCCCTCACCGCCCCGGTGTACGGGCCCGCCACTACGGCCGGGGAGCGCCAGTTCCGCGGCTGGGTGGTCATGGCCATGCGCGGGCAGGACTTCATGGGTGCCACCCTGACCCGGCTTTCCCAGAACCTGATCGACGTCACCCTGCACGCCCCCGGCGTGGACGGCACCCAGCTCGGGGTCGCCGCGCTGACCGCCGGCCTGCCCGGAAAGCGCGACCTCAGTCGCACCACCGACGTCTCGGTCGCCGACCGGACCTGGTCGCTGACGGTCGACTCCGTCGCGAAGCGGCTGCCGGGCGGCGTGACCCGGCTACCGCTGCTGGTCACCGCCGTCGGAACGCTGCTCGGCCTGCTCTCGGCCGGCCTGGTGTGGGTCCTGGCCACCGGGCGCGCCCGCGCCGAGGCCCGGGTCCGCGCCGCCACCGCCCGGCTGAGCACGGCCCGCGACGAACTCCTCGGGCAGAAGACCTACCTGATGCAGGTCCTGGACACCCTCGACACGGCGGTGCTCACCTGCGACAACACGGGCGCCATCGTGCATGCCAACCACGCCGTCTACGACTGGACCCGGGTGGACGACCGCACCGGTGCCGGAAACCCGGGTGCCGACGATCTGGACCGGGCGCTGGCCCGCGCCCTGTTCGGCCAGTCCGTCCGGGGCGAGGAGATGACCATCGAGCCCGCCGGGCGGCCCCGGCGCAACCTCCTGGTCGACGCCCGGCCGCTGCACGACCACACCGGACGCATCATCGGCGCGGTCTGCTCCGCCTCCGACATCACCGTGCTGCGTGACCGCGAGGCCGACCTGGAGGCCTTCGCCGGTGTCGTCGCGCACGACCTGAAGGGCCCGCTCGGCGGGGTCGCGGGATTCGCCGAAATCCTGGACGACCACCTCGACGCCGGCACGACCGAGCCGACCCAGCTGCGCCCCGCGCTGGACCGGATCCGCAGCGGCACCGACCGGATGCGCGGGCTGATCGACGATCTCCTGGCCTACGCCACCGCCCGCGACGCCCAACTGCACCGCGAACCGGTCGACCTGCGGGCCCTCGTCGCCGAGGTCGTCAACGAGCGCACCGCCCCGCTGCGCGCCAGCGGCACCCCCGAGGCTCAGCTGCCGACCATCCACACCGGCCCGCTGCCGGTCGTCCACGCGGACCCGGCGATGATCCGCCAGCTCCTCGACAACCTCATCGGCAACGCGCTCAAGTACACCCGGCCGGGGCAGCCCGCCCAGATCGCCATCTCCAGCCAGGCAACGGCTGACGGCACGGCCGTCATCGAGATCGCCGACCGGGGCATCGGCATCCCCGCCGCGGATCAGCCCCACGTGTTCACGTCGTTCCACCGCTCCGCCAGCCATCGTGGCTACGCCGGCACCGGGCTCGGCCTGAGCATCTGCCAGCGGATCGTCGACCGGCACGAGGGCACCATCACGGTGTCCGACAATCCGGGCGGCGGCACCCGGATGCGCTTCACCCTCCCCGGCGCCACGGACCTGGCCCTGCCCACCATGTCGCACCCGACCTACACCGCCTCGCACCAGGGCCGGTTGCTGGCAAGCCCGTTCGCCGACGTGTAG
- a CDS encoding zinc-ribbon domain-containing protein has translation MVERGGGVRQMPCPDCGSPVRPDVEQLCPRCGYPLMFLRAPAEDDARAVPRAPNEKDDPTGLLRSAPGRADTRQFPAATYGRPPVAPGQVACPRCGFGNEAVRIRCERCGHELQPARPEPVVLGPPMPPQQPHRDSWGWVIALIVLAVLALLVLAGVLVWTYSR, from the coding sequence ATGGTTGAGCGCGGCGGCGGGGTGCGGCAGATGCCGTGTCCGGACTGCGGCTCCCCGGTGCGCCCCGACGTCGAGCAGTTGTGCCCGCGCTGCGGCTACCCGCTGATGTTCCTGCGCGCGCCCGCCGAGGACGACGCCCGCGCGGTGCCGCGCGCCCCGAACGAGAAGGACGACCCGACCGGCCTGCTGCGTTCGGCCCCCGGCCGGGCCGACACCCGCCAGTTCCCGGCGGCAACGTATGGCCGCCCGCCCGTCGCCCCGGGCCAGGTCGCCTGCCCCCGCTGCGGCTTCGGCAACGAGGCGGTACGGATCCGCTGCGAGCGGTGCGGCCACGAGCTGCAGCCGGCCCGGCCGGAGCCGGTGGTGCTCGGGCCGCCCATGCCACCCCAGCAGCCGCACCGCGACAGCTGGGGCTGGGTGATCGCCCTGATCGTGCTCGCGGTGCTGGCGCTGCTGGTGCTCGCCGGCGTGCTCGTCTGGACCTATTCGCGCTGA
- a CDS encoding phage tail protein: MTVTTGWLVGQLPRVMATDPVLRGFVSAFEEVADTVRERIDSVEHQIDTGLASPEMLQYLGAWLGVELEPTDPAEYRRSMVREVGRLLGWRGTRFGVEALLEAATGARVTVLDAGGVYGRNDTVPPTDPVVVVQMDHTGHLTERQVLGFLQSELPLGARVRLDVRFQPQTARGRARPVDGGGGNG; the protein is encoded by the coding sequence GTGACCGTCACGACCGGTTGGCTGGTGGGCCAGTTGCCCCGGGTCATGGCCACCGACCCGGTGCTGCGCGGGTTCGTGTCCGCGTTCGAGGAGGTGGCCGACACCGTCCGGGAACGCATCGACAGCGTCGAGCACCAGATCGACACCGGCCTGGCCAGCCCGGAGATGTTGCAGTACCTGGGCGCCTGGCTGGGGGTGGAGCTGGAGCCCACCGACCCGGCCGAGTACCGGCGTTCCATGGTCCGCGAGGTGGGGCGGCTGCTGGGCTGGCGGGGCACCCGGTTCGGGGTGGAGGCCCTGCTGGAGGCGGCCACGGGCGCGCGGGTCACGGTCCTCGACGCGGGCGGGGTGTACGGCCGCAACGACACCGTTCCGCCCACCGACCCGGTCGTGGTGGTGCAGATGGACCACACGGGCCACCTCACCGAGCGGCAGGTCCTCGGCTTCCTGCAGAGCGAGCTGCCACTGGGCGCCCGGGTGCGGCTGGACGTCCGGTTCCAGCCGCAGACCGCCCGCGGCCGGGCCCGCCCGGTGGACGGCGGGGGCGGCAATGGTTGA
- a CDS encoding putative baseplate assembly protein has product MSLPAPDLDDRRFQDIVDEAKRRINRLCPEWTDHNVSDAGVAIVELFAWMTEMTLYRLNQVPDRLYVKFLELVGVELFSAVPARADVLFRLTTPREDVVRVPAGTQVSTERREDEEPVVFLTDTELQVTPPELTACLTHTGDRYTDHWDSLRTEASSVRLFPSLSHDEAVYFGLAESAAGNLLRLDVHTGPEGAGVDPRRPPRVWEAWDGQQWHDVRILEDTSAGFNSPGQVTLLLPARHEALAIGSRRAHWLRCRLVRAVEGQPEYTNPPELESLSAVALGGAVPAHHAEPAPAELLGASTGRPGQVFQVRRVPVLPRRHDEHVRVVLPRHERTGEPEEQDWMEVADLADATEDDRVYTWSGATGEIRFGPRVLDRNGQVWQHGAIPPIDAQVYVTGYRFGGGRRGNVAADRLTVLHTSIPFVASVTNLDPSAGGVDAETVENAKVRGPMLLRGGRRAVTAEDVERLTLDAAPSVARARCLPPASPDEPARLLVVPRVDIAPEALTLDDLAISDELEEQIKAYLEPRRLLTMRLRIDSPRYQGVKVVAEVRAGPGVRTETVRERAERALYAYLNPLTGGPSGQGWPFDTDLRLGDVYGVLHGSFGVQGVEAVHFFSADLRRKRTLDQVEQRLRLMPEALFMSYEHRVVVQQ; this is encoded by the coding sequence ATGAGTCTGCCCGCGCCGGACCTGGACGACCGCCGCTTCCAGGACATCGTGGACGAGGCGAAACGGCGGATCAACCGGCTCTGTCCCGAGTGGACCGACCACAACGTCTCCGACGCCGGGGTGGCCATCGTCGAGTTGTTCGCCTGGATGACCGAGATGACCCTGTACCGGCTCAACCAGGTCCCCGACCGCCTGTACGTGAAGTTCCTCGAACTCGTCGGGGTCGAACTGTTCTCCGCGGTGCCCGCCCGCGCCGACGTGCTGTTCCGCCTCACCACGCCCCGCGAGGACGTGGTCCGGGTCCCCGCCGGCACCCAGGTCAGCACGGAGCGCCGCGAGGACGAGGAACCGGTCGTCTTCCTCACCGACACCGAGTTGCAGGTCACCCCGCCCGAGCTGACCGCGTGCCTGACCCACACCGGCGACCGGTACACCGACCACTGGGACAGCCTGCGCACCGAGGCGTCGTCAGTGCGGCTGTTCCCGAGCCTCAGCCACGACGAGGCGGTGTACTTCGGGCTCGCCGAATCCGCGGCGGGCAACCTGCTGCGCCTCGACGTGCACACCGGCCCCGAGGGCGCCGGGGTGGACCCGCGCCGCCCGCCCCGCGTCTGGGAGGCGTGGGACGGCCAGCAGTGGCACGACGTGCGCATTCTGGAGGACACCAGCGCGGGTTTCAACAGCCCGGGCCAGGTCACGCTGCTGCTGCCCGCCCGGCACGAGGCCCTCGCGATCGGCTCGCGCCGGGCGCACTGGCTGCGCTGTCGCCTGGTCCGCGCGGTCGAGGGCCAGCCCGAGTACACCAACCCGCCGGAACTGGAGTCGCTGTCGGCGGTCGCCCTGGGCGGGGCGGTGCCCGCCCACCACGCCGAACCGGCCCCGGCCGAGCTGCTCGGCGCCAGCACCGGCCGCCCCGGCCAGGTCTTTCAGGTACGGCGGGTGCCGGTGCTGCCGCGCCGCCACGACGAACACGTACGGGTGGTGCTGCCCCGCCACGAACGCACCGGCGAACCCGAGGAGCAGGACTGGATGGAGGTCGCCGACCTGGCCGACGCCACCGAGGACGACCGGGTCTACACGTGGTCGGGGGCGACCGGGGAGATCCGGTTCGGGCCGCGCGTGCTGGACCGCAACGGCCAGGTGTGGCAGCACGGCGCGATCCCGCCCATCGACGCGCAGGTCTACGTCACCGGCTACCGGTTCGGCGGGGGCCGCCGCGGCAACGTCGCCGCCGACCGGCTGACCGTGCTGCACACGTCGATCCCGTTCGTCGCCTCGGTCACCAACCTGGATCCCAGCGCGGGCGGGGTGGACGCCGAGACGGTGGAGAACGCGAAGGTGCGCGGCCCGATGCTGCTGCGCGGCGGCCGCCGCGCGGTCACCGCCGAGGACGTGGAACGGCTCACCCTGGACGCCGCCCCGAGCGTGGCCCGGGCCCGCTGCCTGCCCCCGGCGTCCCCGGACGAGCCGGCCCGCCTTCTGGTGGTCCCGCGCGTCGACATCGCCCCGGAGGCGCTGACCCTGGACGACCTGGCGATCTCCGACGAGCTGGAGGAGCAGATCAAGGCGTACCTGGAGCCGCGGCGGCTGCTCACCATGCGGCTGCGCATCGACTCGCCCCGCTACCAGGGGGTCAAGGTGGTCGCCGAGGTGCGGGCCGGGCCGGGGGTGCGCACCGAGACCGTCCGGGAACGCGCCGAGCGGGCGCTGTACGCGTACCTGAACCCGCTCACCGGCGGACCGAGCGGGCAGGGCTGGCCGTTCGACACGGACCTGCGCCTCGGCGACGTGTACGGCGTGCTGCACGGATCGTTCGGCGTGCAGGGGGTGGAGGCCGTACATTTCTTCTCCGCCGACCTGCGCCGCAAGCGCACCCTGGACCAGGTGGAGCAGCGGCTGCGCCTCATGCCGGAGGCGCTGTTCATGTCGTACGAGCATCGGGTGGTGGTGCAGCAGTGA
- a CDS encoding GPW/gp25 family protein, with translation MAYDFIGNGWAFPAAISRTGSVRLVSGVDEVDAAIRMILSTVPGERVMRPEFGCAMWEQLFAPITAGTLGLIEQAVREALERWEPRIELESVLASGEQGTGTVHIVVAYRIRATNDVRNLVFPFYTIPTEEPA, from the coding sequence ATGGCGTACGACTTCATCGGCAACGGGTGGGCGTTCCCGGCCGCGATCTCGCGTACCGGGTCGGTGCGGCTGGTCAGCGGCGTCGACGAGGTGGACGCGGCGATCCGCATGATCCTGTCCACGGTGCCGGGGGAGCGGGTGATGCGTCCCGAGTTCGGCTGCGCCATGTGGGAGCAGCTGTTCGCCCCGATCACCGCGGGCACGCTGGGGCTGATCGAGCAGGCCGTCCGGGAGGCCCTGGAACGCTGGGAGCCGCGGATCGAGCTGGAATCGGTGCTGGCCTCGGGCGAGCAGGGCACCGGCACCGTACACATCGTCGTCGCCTACCGCATCCGGGCCACCAACGACGTACGCAACCTGGTGTTTCCGTTCTATACCATCCCGACCGAGGAGCCGGCATGA